From the genome of Marasmius oreades isolate 03SP1 chromosome 1, whole genome shotgun sequence:
ACATATTGCCACCAATGcgggaagaaaagagaatttTCCGGTATGAATTTGTGTAGGCATTAACCCGGAATGTCTGCTGACAGTTGTAATTTCTTACCCAGAACTCGTTTTCTGTACTGCTACACACACACTTGTCAAATCGGGCAAGGAGCGACGTTGCGCAGCTAAATATTGCCTCCCATGCATCAGGAACCGTTATTCACAAGACTTTGAGAGTACTCAGGCTGCGGAGCAACGAGTCCAAAAGGTGTCTCCGAAATATATGTCAGTTACGCTCCTGATATTTCTTTAGTCTGTGGATAATCGACTGACATCCGATATCTAGTTGTCCAAAGTGTCGCGACCTTTGTAACTGCTCTATTTGTAGGAAAGCGAAAGGACTGGAACCGTTAGGGTAAATGCTTATCCGTTTTTGGCTTGTGCGATATCTTGACCGTTGTGATGATTCAGCAAACAGCCTTCCCGTCCTAATGTCCAAACCAATGGCAAGAAACCGGTCCCCAATACGAAGCTTTCGACGAAATCTTCCGTGTCGGCTTTCAGGTCAGACCCAGCTCAACCCGAGCCATTCACGAAACCTCCATCCAAACCACTTCCAAAGGTTCGATGGCAAAGCTTGCCAGTGAACCTCTCtcttgaagaagttgaagctcGTATGCAAATCCGCGAATTTGTACTCCGTTTTGAAAGGACAGTTGGCCGGAATATTGGGAAAGGCAATCTTGAGGAGCTAGAATGTATTACAGGGAATAATGTCGAAGATACAACTAATTGGGTCAGTGAAGGTTGTGTAAAAGCGGTGATCTTGGGCTTGCTTGGCACACTTGCCGATGAGGAGGACGGTGCTGCTGCTAGGGTTCGTAAGTTATATCTCATCTCTCGACTCATCTCTAACATATTCGTTGGGCTCGTTCTCCAGGTGATCCAAAAGACCATGAAAGAGATTCGTTCGTCAGGTATCAATCTGACCAAGATTTGGACCTTCCTGGCATCTCTACGGGACTCGTTATGCGCTCCTGCGAATGTCAACCAGTCCGTACACAGTGGCAACTCCGAATCCTCCGAAGGTAGAATCATCATCGAATTTCCCGACCCACTTCCTCCCACCAAGGGCATCGTAACCAACTACAATACTCGAAGTAGCCGCTCCGCCAGCAACAAAGACACTTCGCCCGGAGTTATTATCGTGAACTCCTCACAGCTAGTTCCAGTGATAATTGGCCTCTTAAACACTGTGGTTGAGTCCCATACCATTCGTGAAGAGTTGGAAGAAGGAATAAAACGCAGTAAAGAGGTGACACGTGAAGTACGCGAAGGAATAAAGAGGGAACATGAGAGATGGGAGCAGCTGAAGCAAATTCATGCCACATTACCCTCCGAGGTATTTTCTCGTATATTCCCAATCTGGTAGACTGTTTCTGACCATCCTCCTTTTAGATTATTATCGCGAAAGTCGGGGAGGACCGGCACGCGCACAAGAAGAATATACAAGGTTTGGAAAACTCTCTCAAAGTCGTCTTGGTTTCCTGTTTGCCCCGTTTTTCACCACTCGGGACTGACCACGATGGCCGCGTGTTCTGGGCAATGTCGCCGGGAATTCGCGACAGGGAGTTCGCTGCGAGCGTGATCACCGCAGCGACTGCCGAATCCTCAAAGCGCAGGAAACCGATGCGACGCCCCAAATCCAACGAGGAGATAGCGTCTTTCAAATGCTGGTCGTGGTTCGTTGCGGTATGGGGCCAACGACCTTTGCTAGGCGGGGTCAACGAGACAGAATCTGACTCGgatgaaaacaaagaagGATGGTGGGTGTTTTGGGaacctgaagagatcagaaagctCTCCAGTTGGATAACCATTCGGAACGGGCTCGATGTGAAACCTGGAGATTGTGATGGAGCCAGGAGCAAACAGCAGCTTAGAAACCTTGTCAAGAACTTGCAGGAATATTCAACCACACTGGAATGGAGATGTAACGGAGGGGAAGAAATGCTCTAGATTTTTCTTGGCTGGCATACGTTACCACTGCTAGATCTTGAATCGCCACGTACATGTATATGTATACCGATCATCCATATTTGTCTCATTTCTGGAAGTACATATACCTATTGACTTCCCAGATAGTACCCATTTGTATCTTGTTCACTTACACTATCACCGACTTTTCATGAATTGCGCGAAACTCCTAAAGATGCCATACCATCAAGGGTCAAGGGCCGTTCAATACACAGGCTCAATTTTTGAGCAAGCCGCGCCGCTAAGATATGCTTGCACTATCCGAGCAGATTAGTGGGGAGTGAATGGGGGAAAAATCGATGTCGCTGACCATAATATGGGATTGTGAGATGAGGACAGCAAACACAAACGCAGGGCATGTGCAGTAGGCTGAGACTGGGGTGACCGACAAGTTGACTAGCACGGTGTACGTCGCTGTCGAGCCCAAAACATCGAATTGTATATGTCCCCAGGGCGAGATGTTCTTGATGACTAGTATACTCGTATAAGGCGGAGTAAAATCAAGGGAACTTTGAAGCGGTACCACACTGTCTGTCTATTAGGTCCAGGGCAGCGAGAATGAGGGAGTCCGGGAAGAAACTATGAAGAGCGTGTATGAAGTCTTCAGGAAGAGCTATTTAGAAGCAATTTAGTTGTTCTGCTCAAAAGAAGAACTTATGATGTACGTTGTCTGGGCTCCAGATTCGCTAGGAGGGTATCAACCAAGGGTATAAGTTCCGTAGAATGCTGCATCGATGAGAATCATTGATCAAACATCGGTGAACAAGCAAGAGCATTGATATCGAGCGCTAGGCGCTTAGCGATCTTGTACGCGACCACAATCATGAAAAAattcctcttcgtcttcgcTCAAGCTCATCATGCATTTCGAGTACCAGAACTGAAATCTATCTCAGAATTGTATTGTCTCAAGATCGTCATACCAGAAGATCAAGACCCACTTCGTCCGTTCATGGTAATTGAGTTGGAGAGCGAAGCTCATGCTCGAATACTTACTAAACGATGCATATTAATcaagtgagtgaatttaCAAGCTCACTGTTCGCTGAGAGAACTGAACCAACATCAACAAGGTCTATATACGAGTTTTATTGTCAAGGGGATGATTATGAGCACCTTCATGATCGTAATCGCGAAAATCGACACCTTTGGTCTCGATTCATAGCAGACACTTCATTCAAGTTCGCTGTATCAGCATATAACCACAAGATACCGCAAGTTCGTCAAAAGGAAATCGTGGAGAGCTTTTCATACATGGGCTTCCTCGGGAAGATTGACATGAAAACACCCGACATCGTCATGGGATGCTTTGAAGAATGTGCGCTTTTCAGGGAAGGTTTCAAGCACTTCTGAACTCAGCCATCACGTAGATGATGACCGCCGAGGTCAAATACGAGACAAACATGAAGGGGATGGAAACTTTCGTCAAGTTTACTTTGGTAGATTGGTACGAGTTTGTTCTTTGTCAAAACTCTCTGGATACGACGAAGTCTAGGTAGCAGAAGGTACCGCACGGGCGTTGATTTCTATGTTTGACGTCAAGAAACGCACGTACTTCGGAAATACCAGCATGGAATCTGAAATCTCCTTGTTAATGGCAAACCAGTCATTGGTGAGAGTCCCTATCTCCCGCTCGCGCTGCTTTGCCTTACTTTACTAGGCTTCACCAGGGAAAGTGATATACGATCCTTTTATGGGAACTGGGAGCATGGCCTATGTCAGTAGAAATATTCATGCACAATTTACGTATCCTGATATTCAGTCGACAGCCCACAGCGTATTTTGGTGCTCATGTATATGGTTCCGATATCGATGGACGGCAAATGCGTGGAAAAGGTGACGGTTTTTCTGTTCAGATTTCCTTTCGTACAATGCGCTGATATTCATAGACGATGTGAATGTGCTCAAACAGGTGACGTTTCAGGGGTTGTTCGAGCCGCTTCCCAGTACGGTGTGGCGCAGCAGATATTGGATCTGTGTACTTTCGATATAACTCACAATCCTTGGAGGTGCGGAGAATTATTCGATGCAATCGTCACTGACCCTCCTTGTGAGTCGATTTACTAGTTGTTAAATAATGTTCATTTGAAACTCCTTCAATTAGACGGTGTCCGGGCAGGTGCGAAACGGCTAGGACGTAAAAAAGAACTCGACGCAGAAAGGGTGCTGCTCTACTTTTACCACAGAGCAAATCCTCAACCGTAAACAACATGCGGCTACCTCTTTGTCTTCTCGCTGATTTTTGGCCTTGCAGTGATGATACACCTTATATTCCACCTACACGACCGTATGAACTATCCAACTTGGCGCGGGATCTAGTCTTACTGTCTCGGTATCTTTTGAAGCCTGATGGCCGACTTGTGTTCTTCTTGCCAACGGTAAACGATGAGTATGAAGAAGTAGATGTTCACTCCATGCTTTGCGAAGGCATGGAGGTCATAGCCAATTCCCTTCAGGATTTCGGCTCGTGGGGGCGCAGGGTAGGTTATCCTTCATTCAGATCTTCAATGGTTTATCCACTTCTTTTCTAGCTCGTGACGATCCGGAAAACCACATCGATTCGATATCCACCACCTTCATTCGCTGCTCCGACAGAGATGGCAGAATCCGAACACGTCCCTGCCCACAAGGGTTTTCGTGAAAAGTATTTTCAAGGCTTCAAAAAACCAGATGGAATTTAAGCATCGAGGCAAGATTGTGCATGAGGTTACAGTGAATAGAAAGATAACAGATGTTGTCAATGTTGAATACTATGCAGTGGCATATCGAGTCGCTGCTTCTTGGGCCTTCTTCTCAGCAAGCTCTTGACTTTTTTGCTTGCCACGGATACACACAGTGAATACCGCTGCGATCTGGAGGATAGAGTAGGGTGCATATTGGGAGGCGTGGTATCGGGCGATGCACGAAGGGGGATCTTCCACTGGGTTAAATCATCGTTTTAGCTTGATTAGCTTGAAAGTATGGATGTCAGAGAGTTACATCAACCTAGTACGAAAACCATGGAAATCCAGATATCCATTGCCCATGAACCGCAAGAGGGATGAATTCGCTTCGGCATTCCGTGTTCTGTGTCACATCTTACATACTAAGCTCAATTACATTGTAACGAATGGACACCTTTTCATTACGGCGAAAAGGGCGAAAGGGCCGCCTGTGTTACCCGGTTTTACCAGAGGGAATGAGAAATACAGTCTGCTCACCGCTCATGAGGGTAGGTCCTGCCCGACTCTAATTTGCTCTGAATATGTTTAGAAAATATCGTGGCTGCGATCACCAAGCACTTGGCCATAACCCTCCGGTTGTTCTCGCAGGTGCCTAGGCTTCTCTTATGGCCCCTCGTCGTCGTAACCTGCGGGTTACTTTAGAGGGATGAGCCAACGTCAGTGGTCGAACACATGTTACTCACCATGATCGAGCCCGTCAAACTGAAAACGCGTTAAGAATTAATCCCGGGATTCAGGAGGTACTGATGCTGCTACTAAGAAGCCAAAAACAAGACAGCTGGCAACTAAGTCAATACGGGCCTTCGAACAAAGCTTTCAAAATTCAGAGAAGGGCGGTGGTCACTTGGAGGGACAGGGTTTTCAGATTGCACTAAGAAAATTGCAGGGGGTGACCACGGTTGTGGTGAATATGGCTAGGCAGAGGTGAACCGGTGACAGTCGGCGGCAACTCTAACGAGGTATGCGTCCGTCCTTGCACATGATCTCAGCTGGCTCACCACCTTGCCACCGCCACATCATCCGAAATGAGCGAGTACTGGGTCTCCAAAAAACGATATTTCTGCAAATATTGCGAAATTTACATCGCAGACGATGCTCCTTCTCGCCAACAGCACGAAAATGGCTTGCGTCACAAGGGAAATCGAGACAGGTTCATCCGAGGGTTGTacaaagaaggagaaaggagGAAAAAGGATCAAGAGGAGGAAAAGCGGGAGATGGCCAGAATAGAATCGGTACGCCAATTACATTCGACGCTACGACAACCCACACTAACGCACGGTTGTGGTCTTTTTTCCTCTGCAGGCAGCTCAGGCAGCATTCTCGCAAGACGTCGGTGCTGGTCGTGCGAGGGCAATAGCACCAGTAGCCTCCTCTTCCAGCGCTCGCAAACCCGCGACGAAACCGGCGAATCCTTACGCCAACTATTCTACTGCAGCGTCGTTAGGTTACACGGATCCCGATGCAGCAGATATTGCTGCAGAGCAAGAACGTCACCGAACGCAAGGTGTTGCTGGTGAATGGCAAGTTGTTGAGGAGCCTCCAGCTATCTCCACACCCACAGTTGAACCAGCAACCACCACTGAAAAACGACCAGCAGAAACGCCAGTCGATTTGGAAGATACGCGGCATTTCAAGCTACAGAAAATCAAACTTGGAACAGGTCTCGGACAGATATATGACCCCGGTGTTATTGCCCTCAagccgaagaagaaggagttGGAAGAGTCTGGGGTACCATTGGAGCCGAGTGCGGGTGCATTCACGACTACCAATTCGTCTGCTTCCCAATCATCAACGATGAATGACAAACCCAAATGGACAAAAATACAATGGAAACATGCAGAAGACAAGTTGCCTCAGAGTCTAGCAAACCCCGATAGACTAACTGATAAAGAGCCCACACGAGACGACGCCGAAACCGGTCAAGTCCCCATCGAACCTGACAGTGATACCTCCGAAAATGTGCCTCGAGAAGTGAAAGTAGAGAGCATCGAGAATGTGGATATAAGGGTGCGAGATGACATGAAGCCAGCTGTTCCAAGAGGTGATGCTCAGCAGAGTGGTTCTATCGAAAAACAGGAGGCAGCTAGTGGCAGTAGTGGGGCTCTCTTTCGAAAGCGAAAAGTACCAACAGCAGGAAACCGAGGTCGCAGAGAAATTTAGTTATCCGCATCCAACATTCCAAAATTTCATCTTCTCTCGACAGGATCTGTGACCTGGAAGAGAAACGACAACTGGGGTACTGTGCCGACGTGAGTTCACTCTTTTGTAACTCATTATGACTAGTATCGAATCCAAGCCACCTCAGTCAGAACATGATTTATCCTCCAACTGTCGATAAGTACAATGCCCTGGTGTATACGGGGTATGGGAGGATATGGGCAAGTCACAGTGTTAGTATCAATACTCCTGGGTTCCGAGGGTCGACAGTACATTGAAATCCATGCCTACAGACAAGTTTCAGAGAAGGAACGCAGAAAACTAAAccactcaacttcttcatcgcgGCTGTAACTGCTGGCTTTAATTTAGGTGTCCCTTCTTTCGAGTGGTTTCCCCGGCCAACAATCACGCGGAGACTctccttcccatccttcagtGCCTTCCGAAAAGCAGCTTCCGTCGCATCCACGGCCTCTTCGACGAATAGTCCGTGTACGTCGATCTCGTCGCCCCCCATCTCTTCAGTGTTCTTTGCTATATGTAACACTGTCAGCATAGAGAACATCAACGTATTGGCAAGAACGTCACCTAGATAGTATCGCCTTTTAGCGCGTGCATGTAGTGTATCGATCCGGTGTTCACATTCTTTCACGTCACCAGCTAATATGAAAATGTCTTTCTTTTTACCCTCGTTCCTGGCTTTCTGCAGTTCTGACTTCAGTCGTGTCTTCTCTTGGACCTCTTGCCATGCCCTATTCCGAAGTTTTTCTGCTCGTTCAAACAGGATTTTGGGGTCCGTGGTGGAGATTATACTACCAGCCATGGAAGAGGCAGGAGAGGCAGGAGATAGGACGTCTAGGGCTGACAGTGCAGGTGAACCCAATTGGAGATGTGGGCCTGGTGGAGGGATGGGAACAGGAGTGGCACTAGTAGTAACGTTGGAAGTGGATGGGTCGATTGTTGTAGAGAGTACTTTAAGCAGCAAAGAGGGACCTGCTGTAGGCACATCCTCGATAATTGTTGGTCCACCGTGTGAGATAAAGGCGGGTCGTGGTGGTCTCATATAAGGTGGTGTTGTCAGCTCGTCGAAGTCGGAATCTACGTGAACCGGGTCGTCGAATCCGCGCAGAACAGGAGTTTGTAGAGGGTCAGCATCGTCATCGTTTTGCGCGCGGACGACCGGAGCTTCCCGGTAGTGTGTCTCTGTAGGTAAATTTGATTGAAGCGCCACAGTAGGGAAATAAGAGGGCGCTGGAACTGGTATCGGGCGATCTGGGTCCG
Proteins encoded in this window:
- a CDS encoding uncharacterized protein (BUSCO:EOG09262GNE); the encoded protein is MKKFLFVFAQAHHAFRVPELKSISELYCLKIVIPEDQDPLRPFMVIELESEAHARILTKRCILIKSIYEFYCQGDDYEHLHDRNRENRHLWSRFIADTSFKFAVSAYNHKIPQVRQKEIVESFSYMGFLGKIDMKTPDIVMGCFEEYDDRRGQIRDKHEGDGNFRQVYFGRLVAEGTARALISMFDVKKRTYFGNTSMESEISLLMANQSLASPGKVIYDPFMGTGSMAYPTAYFGAHVYGSDIDGRQMRGKGDVSGVVRAASQYGVAQQILDLCTFDITHNPWRCGELFDAIVTDPPYGVRAGAKRLGRKKELDAERVLLYFYHRANPQPDDTPYIPPTRPYELSNLARDLVLLSRYLLKPDGRLVFFLPTVNDEYEEVDVHSMLCEGMEVIANSLQDFGSWGRRLVTIRKTTSIRYPPPSFAAPTEMAESEHVPAHKGFREKYFQGFKKPDGI